Proteins encoded in a region of the Gallalistipes aquisgranensis genome:
- a CDS encoding sialidase family protein — protein sequence MKLKHILFPALALWSLCACQKDDAGLPEGVTVEDITVEGSGYTKTVLTEGADYISDRGYKISGIHPYFVGFEMLTSNNKSHNGGTITPVADGFVYIIAPAASVLDGWSAVPNTQDNNLVMKYSTGSEDVELSIFMKRAYAGRAVEIPRLPATTFSCATPIGRKITYNDRSVVVSVKGTLVDIRKAAKGEEVYPQNHDYVFGDDLPESVLQKPYATGLAESAGATEFSCPVSCTVLLASDCESLGTTGWTATGESFTAGGVTYHLHRYAYDTPEAWVAVPRPEASQAASLLIASNLKVAGTEAVPGVEIARVSTLRNTSISNPTIVILPNGEYLVACTGALRKKGEAAQVDVFASSDGGKSWSVRADRDGEMSYTTLFMHKGKLYLMGTDAPHGNIIIRTSGDNGATWTYPTGSTDGLLREGTFHAAPGTPVVVHDGRIWRTFEHEDVEADTKTALVMSAPEDANLMDAASWTYTNELDHSTLNSNDKGYTFHEWLEGNAVVTPEGEVVNIVRLDDQRPGPDIYAGVLRVKDENTLEFDVTRDLIELPGGGKKFTIRHDATSGKYWTITNPSDPDDMGKTHEGFYKSGINCNLIRNRMALYSSADLKSWTFERMIVENDDPFFHGYQYVDWQFDGNDIVAVSRTAVPEERGLPVRQHDANMLTFHRVENFRSAQ from the coding sequence ATGAAACTGAAACACATACTGTTTCCGGCCCTGGCCCTCTGGAGCCTGTGCGCCTGCCAGAAGGACGATGCGGGGCTTCCGGAAGGGGTCACCGTAGAGGATATCACGGTGGAGGGCAGCGGGTACACGAAAACCGTGCTGACCGAGGGCGCCGACTACATCTCCGACCGAGGATACAAGATTTCCGGAATCCATCCCTATTTCGTCGGGTTCGAGATGCTGACCAGCAACAACAAGTCCCACAACGGGGGGACCATCACCCCGGTCGCCGACGGCTTCGTCTATATCATCGCCCCCGCGGCGAGCGTGCTGGACGGCTGGTCGGCCGTGCCCAACACGCAGGACAACAACCTCGTGATGAAATACAGCACCGGATCGGAAGACGTGGAGCTCTCGATCTTCATGAAACGGGCCTACGCGGGCCGGGCGGTGGAGATCCCCCGGCTGCCGGCCACGACCTTCTCCTGCGCCACCCCCATCGGGCGGAAAATCACCTACAACGACCGTTCGGTGGTGGTGAGCGTAAAAGGCACGCTCGTCGACATCCGGAAAGCCGCCAAAGGGGAAGAGGTCTATCCCCAGAACCACGATTACGTCTTCGGAGACGACCTGCCCGAATCGGTGCTCCAGAAACCTTACGCCACGGGACTGGCAGAGTCGGCCGGAGCCACGGAATTTTCGTGTCCGGTCTCCTGCACGGTCCTGCTCGCCTCGGACTGCGAGTCGCTCGGCACGACGGGATGGACTGCCACGGGCGAAAGTTTCACGGCGGGAGGGGTGACCTACCACCTGCACCGGTACGCATACGACACTCCGGAAGCGTGGGTGGCCGTTCCGCGGCCCGAGGCCTCGCAGGCGGCTTCCCTGCTGATCGCATCCAACCTGAAGGTGGCCGGCACGGAAGCGGTGCCGGGCGTGGAGATCGCCCGCGTTTCGACGCTGCGCAATACCTCCATTTCGAATCCGACCATCGTGATCCTGCCCAACGGGGAGTATCTCGTCGCCTGCACGGGAGCTCTGAGAAAAAAAGGGGAAGCAGCCCAGGTGGACGTGTTCGCCTCCTCCGACGGGGGAAAGAGCTGGAGCGTCCGGGCCGACCGGGACGGGGAGATGTCCTACACGACCCTCTTCATGCACAAAGGGAAACTCTATCTGATGGGGACGGACGCCCCCCACGGCAACATCATCATCCGCACGTCCGGGGACAACGGCGCGACCTGGACCTATCCCACCGGCAGCACGGACGGCCTGCTGCGTGAGGGCACGTTCCATGCGGCGCCGGGCACTCCCGTCGTCGTCCACGACGGACGCATCTGGCGGACCTTCGAGCACGAGGACGTGGAGGCGGACACGAAGACGGCCCTGGTCATGTCGGCTCCCGAAGACGCCAATCTGATGGACGCCGCCAGCTGGACCTACACCAACGAACTGGACCACTCCACGCTGAACTCGAACGACAAAGGCTACACCTTCCACGAATGGCTGGAGGGGAACGCCGTGGTCACCCCCGAGGGCGAGGTGGTCAACATCGTGCGCCTGGACGACCAGCGGCCGGGTCCGGACATCTATGCCGGAGTGCTGCGGGTGAAGGATGAGAACACCCTCGAATTCGACGTGACGCGCGACCTGATCGAGCTGCCCGGAGGCGGCAAGAAGTTCACGATCCGCCACGACGCCACGAGCGGCAAATACTGGACGATCACCAACCCCTCCGATCCGGACGACATGGGCAAGACCCACGAAGGATTCTACAAGAGCGGCATCAACTGCAACCTGATCCGCAACCGGATGGCGCTGTACAGTTCCGCAGACCTGAAAAGCTGGACGTTCGAACGGATGATCGTCGAGAACGACGATCCCTTCTTCCACGGCTACCAGTACGTGGACTGGCAGTTCGACGGCAACGACATCGTGGCCGTGAGCCGCACGGCCGTGCCCGAGGAGCGGGGACTGCCCGTCCGGCAACACGACGCCAACATGCTCACGTTCCACCGCGTGGAGAACTTCCGCTCGGCGCAATAA